The following proteins come from a genomic window of Vidua chalybeata isolate OUT-0048 chromosome 2, bVidCha1 merged haplotype, whole genome shotgun sequence:
- the C2H3orf85 gene encoding uncharacterized protein C3orf85 homolog isoform X1 produces MSLKMFQILVSALLFTASVLSVLGAPFLAEESANQFMRLKRHIPYSLSYWDSSSRQNTWAYTVAEQLCSMGFLNRAFHRLGACVYLMTTSDPTWSYYSSLGLTSNNKLLNPTHLVSGRAKIWPDVFAIMYLIR; encoded by the exons ATGtctctgaaaatgtttcaaattttGGTGTCTGCTCTGTTGTTTACAG CTTCTGTTTTGAGTGTTCTTGGAGCACCCTTTCTGGCAGAAGAATCAGCGAATCAATTCATGCGGCTCAAACGACACATACCATATTCTCTGAGCTACTGGGACTCAAGCAGCCGCCAGAACACGTGGGCATACACCGTGGCTGAACAG CTGTGTTCGATGGGGTTTCTCAACCGAGCATTTCATAGACTTGGAGCCTGTGTGTACCTAA TGACAACATCAGATCCTACATGGAGCTACTACAGCAGTCTGGGACTCACCTCCAACAACAAGCTATTAAATCCTACACATCTTGTATCTGGCCGTGCTAAGATATGGCCAGATGTATTTGCCATTATGTATTTGATAAGATGA
- the C2H3orf85 gene encoding uncharacterized protein C3orf85 homolog isoform X2, whose translation MSLKMFQILVSALLFTASVLSVLGAPFLAEESANQFMRLKRHIPYSLSYWDSSSRQNTWAYTVAEQLCSMGFLNRAFHRLGACVYLRGMSTGPTGHAPY comes from the exons ATGtctctgaaaatgtttcaaattttGGTGTCTGCTCTGTTGTTTACAG CTTCTGTTTTGAGTGTTCTTGGAGCACCCTTTCTGGCAGAAGAATCAGCGAATCAATTCATGCGGCTCAAACGACACATACCATATTCTCTGAGCTACTGGGACTCAAGCAGCCGCCAGAACACGTGGGCATACACCGTGGCTGAACAG CTGTGTTCGATGGGGTTTCTCAACCGAGCATTTCATAGACTTGGAGCCTGTGTGTACCTAA gAGGAATGAGCACAGGTCCTACTGGGCACGCACCTTATTGA